Proteins encoded together in one Quercus lobata isolate SW786 chromosome 3, ValleyOak3.0 Primary Assembly, whole genome shotgun sequence window:
- the LOC115979547 gene encoding uncharacterized protein LOC115979547 — MEAPPLSMEFHPKENNKIEVTFMEQSRDHQKKDMMGQVQVQVQSDEGNFTLLEPEQNSSGIYDKPLSCFGCGIGWFSFLLGFVFPPLWYFATVLYFGNYYHKDPRERPGLAASAIAALFCSLIVLITLLAVFCGIKISHPG; from the exons ATGGAAGCACCACCTTTGTCAATGGAATTTCACCCTAAAGAGAATAACAAAATTGAAGTCACATTTATGGAACAAA GTAGAGATCATCAGAAAAAGGATATGATGGGGCAAGTGCAAGTGCAAGTCCAGTCTGATGAAGGGAATTTCACTTTGCTAGAACCTGAACAAAATTCCAGTGGGATTTATGATAAGCCTCTTTCATGCTTTGGTTGTGGCATTGGTTGGTTCTC ATTTCTTCTGGGATTTGTATTTCCACCACTATGGtattttgctacagtgcttTATTTTGGAAATTACTATCATAAAGACCCAAGAGAACGACCTGGTCTTGCAGCATCTGCAATTGCT GCATTGTTTTGCTCATTGATTGTCTTGATTACCCTGCTTGCAGTTTTCTGTGGCATAAAAATTTCTCATCCTGGATGA
- the LOC115981694 gene encoding AT-hook motif nuclear-localized protein 14-like isoform X1: MWCSYFQLVDTGNAGQGFTPHVISVAAGEDVGQKIMMFMQQSKREICILSASGSISNASLRQPATSGGNITYEGRFEIISVSGSYVRTELGGRAGGLSICLSSTDGQIIGGGVGGPLKAAGPVQVIVGTFMLDTKKDVNAGMKVDASASRMASPVGGASVSSIGFHSAVDSSGSHFMIQPRPMHVTTSRPTDWRGGPAAGYELTGRTGRGAHQSPENGDYEQLPD; the protein is encoded by the exons ATGTGGTGCTCCTACTTCCAACTGGTTGATACAGGCAATGCAGGGCAAGGATTTACACCACATGTTATTTCTGTAGCTGCTGGTGag GATGTGGGACAGAAGATTATGATGTTCATGCAACAAAGTAAGCGTGAAATATGTATTTTGTCAGCATCTGGTTCAATCTCTAATGCTTCTCTGCGACAGCCAGCAACTTCTGGAGGCAATATTACTTATGAg GGTCGGTTCGAGATTATTTCAGTGTCTGGATCTTACGTACGTACCGAGCTTGGAGGGAGAGCCGGCGGGCTCAGCATTTGTCTATCTAGTACAGATGGCCAAATTATTGGAGGAGGTGTTGGTGGACCACTAAAAGCTGCAGGCCCAGTACAG GTTATTGTTGGTACATTTATGCTCGACACCAAGAAGGATGTCAATGCGGGTATGAAAGTTGATGCTTCTGCCAGTAGAATGGCATCACCAGTTGGTGGGGCATCAGTATCAAGTATAGGGTTCCACTCAGCTGTTGACTCATCTGGAagtcatttcatgattcagcCTCGGCCCATGCATGTGACAACTTCACGGCCCACAGATTGGAGGGGTGGTCCTGCTGCTGGTTATGAATTGACAG GAAGAACAGGTCGTGGAGCACACCAATCTCCAGAAAATGGGGACTACGAGCAACTTCCAGATTGA
- the LOC115981694 gene encoding AT-hook motif nuclear-localized protein 14-like isoform X2: protein MDVGQKIMMFMQQSKREICILSASGSISNASLRQPATSGGNITYEGRFEIISVSGSYVRTELGGRAGGLSICLSSTDGQIIGGGVGGPLKAAGPVQVIVGTFMLDTKKDVNAGMKVDASASRMASPVGGASVSSIGFHSAVDSSGSHFMIQPRPMHVTTSRPTDWRGGPAAGYELTGRTGRGAHQSPENGDYEQLPD, encoded by the exons ATG GATGTGGGACAGAAGATTATGATGTTCATGCAACAAAGTAAGCGTGAAATATGTATTTTGTCAGCATCTGGTTCAATCTCTAATGCTTCTCTGCGACAGCCAGCAACTTCTGGAGGCAATATTACTTATGAg GGTCGGTTCGAGATTATTTCAGTGTCTGGATCTTACGTACGTACCGAGCTTGGAGGGAGAGCCGGCGGGCTCAGCATTTGTCTATCTAGTACAGATGGCCAAATTATTGGAGGAGGTGTTGGTGGACCACTAAAAGCTGCAGGCCCAGTACAG GTTATTGTTGGTACATTTATGCTCGACACCAAGAAGGATGTCAATGCGGGTATGAAAGTTGATGCTTCTGCCAGTAGAATGGCATCACCAGTTGGTGGGGCATCAGTATCAAGTATAGGGTTCCACTCAGCTGTTGACTCATCTGGAagtcatttcatgattcagcCTCGGCCCATGCATGTGACAACTTCACGGCCCACAGATTGGAGGGGTGGTCCTGCTGCTGGTTATGAATTGACAG GAAGAACAGGTCGTGGAGCACACCAATCTCCAGAAAATGGGGACTACGAGCAACTTCCAGATTGA